A single window of Microbacterium oryzae DNA harbors:
- a CDS encoding globin, which produces MSEPKSLRPLGVGTFYEQVGGHETFVKLAAAFYRGIADDEVLKPMYPEVDLAAAEERMLMFLEQYWGGPTTYSETRGHPRLRMRHAGFHIDPEARDRWLAHMRRAVDELELSPVHEATLWDYLERAAHAMVNTFEPQPGR; this is translated from the coding sequence ATGAGCGAGCCGAAGAGCCTGCGCCCCCTGGGAGTGGGCACGTTCTACGAGCAGGTGGGCGGGCACGAGACGTTCGTGAAGCTCGCCGCCGCGTTCTATCGCGGGATCGCCGACGACGAGGTCCTGAAGCCCATGTACCCCGAGGTCGACCTCGCCGCGGCCGAGGAGCGGATGCTGATGTTCCTCGAGCAGTACTGGGGCGGTCCGACCACCTACAGCGAGACGCGCGGCCACCCGCGCCTGCGCATGCGCCACGCCGGGTTCCACATCGACCCGGAGGCGCGCGACCGCTGGCTCGCGCACATGCGCCGCGCCGTCGACGAGCTCGAGCTCTCCCCCGTGCACGAGGCCACGCTGTGGGACTACCTCGAGCGCGCCGCGCACGCCATGGTCAACACCTTCGAGCCGCAGCCCGGCCGCTGA
- a CDS encoding mechanosensitive ion channel family protein, producing the protein MMNTDTKDLADLTFWQTLLENLGAFGLKLLWAAVAVAVCVLIAWVLRFVIRRVVKRIVEGAKSKAKVDDTRALERSPLAAVRVVQRTRTLGSILTNVVNITMVIVALVLVASILAPNVLASLSLLTAALGAGLGFGAQNIVKDVLNGIFIVAEDQVGIGDVVDLGLATGVVEFVSIRITHVRDVNGVLWYVRNGEITRIGNMTQGWSRVVLDLTLPKDIVIEDVEHLLTDTALALAHDPRWRSRVIGEPEVWGLESLEGDTLVIRLVIKAKPTAKDDVARELRERLRAVLLNEGIDVTGIARAVLEGAEGALRVRGANPPTLTSELPERPTWRPRSGAAQRQSEEESGS; encoded by the coding sequence ATGATGAACACCGACACCAAGGATCTGGCCGACCTCACCTTCTGGCAGACGCTGCTCGAGAATCTCGGCGCGTTCGGCCTGAAGCTGCTGTGGGCGGCTGTCGCCGTGGCCGTCTGCGTGCTCATCGCCTGGGTGCTGCGCTTCGTCATCCGGCGCGTCGTGAAGCGCATCGTCGAGGGCGCCAAGAGCAAGGCGAAGGTCGACGACACCCGAGCGCTCGAGCGTTCGCCGCTCGCCGCGGTGCGCGTCGTCCAGCGCACCCGCACGCTCGGCTCCATCCTCACCAACGTCGTGAACATCACGATGGTGATCGTCGCGCTCGTGCTGGTGGCCTCGATCCTCGCGCCGAACGTGCTGGCGTCGCTGTCGCTCCTCACGGCCGCGCTGGGCGCGGGGCTCGGCTTCGGCGCGCAGAACATCGTCAAGGACGTGCTCAACGGCATCTTCATCGTCGCGGAGGACCAGGTCGGCATCGGCGACGTCGTCGACCTCGGGCTCGCGACCGGCGTGGTGGAGTTCGTCAGCATCCGGATCACCCACGTGCGCGATGTGAACGGCGTGCTCTGGTACGTGCGGAACGGCGAGATCACCCGCATCGGCAACATGACGCAGGGATGGTCGCGCGTCGTGCTCGACCTCACCCTCCCCAAGGACATCGTCATCGAGGACGTCGAGCACCTGCTGACCGACACCGCTCTGGCCCTCGCACACGATCCGCGCTGGCGCTCGCGCGTCATCGGCGAGCCGGAGGTCTGGGGACTGGAGTCGCTCGAGGGCGACACCCTGGTCATCCGCCTCGTCATCAAGGCCAAGCCCACCGCGAAGGACGACGTGGCGCGCGAGCTGCGCGAGCGTCTGCGCGCCGTGCTCCTCAACGAGGGCATCGACGTCACCGGCATCGCGCGTGCAGTGCTCGAGGGCGCCGAGGGTGCGCTCCGGGTGCGCGGCGCCAACCCGCCGACGCTCACCAGCGAGCTGCCGGAACGACCGACCTGGCGCCCCCGCAGCGGCGCCGCGCAGCGTCAGAGCGAAGAGGAGTCCGGATCATGA
- the pepN gene encoding aminopeptidase N, which produces MPGENLTRVEAQERRAIVETQTYEIALDLTKGAEVFGSRSVVRFAATAGASTFIDLIARDVREITLNGREIDPAAAYADSRIRLDDLEAENELVVDADCLYTNTGEGLHRFVDPVDGEVYLYSQFEVPDSRRVFAVFEQPDLKATFQFTVTAPAAWKVVSNQPTPEPIPHDDGVNATWGFEPTPRISSYITALIAGPYEETRSELTSASGRVIPLGLFARKSLWQHMDADYVFEKTRQGFAYYEEKFGYPYPFAKYDQLFVPEFNAGAMENAGAVTFTETYVFRSKVTDAVKERRVVTILHELAHMWFGDLVTMKWWNDLWLNESFAEWASTIATAEATEWTEAWTTFNAMEKTWAYRQDQLPSTHPIVAEISDLEDVQVNFDGITYAKGGSVLKQLAAWVGIDAFFEGVGAYFQKHAYSNTTLSDLLVELERTSGRDLGPWSRKWLETAGVNTLSPVIDDDHDGRITRFAITQTAPADYPTIRPHRLGIGFYDLVSGALTRTHSIEIDVDGDLTEVPELKGTRRPALVLLNDADLAYAKIRLDDRSLETAIDHLADIADPLARSLVWGAAWDQTRDAETAATDYIDLVLRNIGRETESTTIRTTLSQLQLAANSYVAPEAREETRARVADGLWQLLQGAEPGSDIQLQLTTAFASAASTAAQWERVRALRAGETVLDGLEIDTDLSWQLLVSLAAGGVADAAAIDAALAADNTAKGAESAAQARAAMPSAEAKAAAWASLVESDALPNTVVRSAAAGFVHPATREQLAPFVEKYFAMLLPVWESRTFQIASYLIELLYPAPLASAELRRATRAWLSENPEAPAALRRIVAENLAGVERALAAQERDAE; this is translated from the coding sequence GTGCCTGGAGAGAACCTCACCCGCGTCGAGGCGCAGGAGCGTCGCGCGATCGTCGAGACGCAGACGTACGAGATCGCGCTCGACCTGACCAAGGGCGCCGAGGTGTTCGGGTCGCGCAGCGTCGTGCGCTTCGCCGCGACCGCCGGAGCGAGCACCTTCATCGACCTCATCGCGCGAGACGTCCGCGAGATCACGCTGAACGGCCGCGAGATCGACCCGGCCGCCGCGTACGCCGACTCGCGCATCCGCCTCGACGACCTCGAGGCCGAGAACGAGCTCGTCGTCGACGCCGACTGCCTCTACACGAACACGGGCGAGGGCCTGCACCGCTTCGTCGACCCCGTCGACGGCGAGGTCTACCTCTACTCGCAGTTCGAGGTGCCCGACTCGCGGCGCGTGTTCGCGGTCTTCGAGCAGCCCGACCTCAAGGCGACGTTCCAGTTCACCGTCACCGCGCCGGCGGCGTGGAAGGTCGTGTCGAACCAGCCGACGCCCGAGCCCATCCCCCACGACGACGGCGTCAACGCCACCTGGGGCTTCGAGCCGACGCCGCGCATCTCGTCCTACATCACCGCGCTCATCGCCGGCCCCTACGAGGAGACGCGCTCCGAGCTCACCTCCGCCTCCGGCCGGGTGATCCCGCTCGGGCTGTTCGCGCGCAAGAGCCTGTGGCAGCACATGGACGCGGACTACGTCTTCGAGAAGACCCGCCAGGGCTTCGCGTACTACGAGGAGAAGTTCGGCTACCCGTACCCCTTCGCGAAGTACGACCAGCTGTTCGTCCCCGAGTTCAACGCCGGGGCGATGGAGAACGCGGGCGCGGTGACCTTCACCGAGACCTACGTCTTCCGCAGCAAGGTCACCGACGCGGTCAAGGAGCGCCGCGTCGTCACCATCCTCCACGAGCTCGCGCATATGTGGTTCGGCGACCTCGTCACCATGAAGTGGTGGAACGACCTCTGGCTGAACGAGTCGTTCGCCGAGTGGGCGTCGACCATCGCGACGGCCGAGGCCACCGAGTGGACCGAGGCCTGGACGACCTTCAACGCGATGGAGAAGACCTGGGCGTACCGCCAGGACCAGCTCCCCTCCACGCACCCGATCGTCGCCGAGATCTCCGACCTCGAGGATGTGCAGGTCAACTTCGACGGGATCACCTACGCCAAGGGCGGGTCGGTTCTCAAGCAGCTGGCCGCATGGGTCGGCATCGATGCGTTCTTCGAGGGCGTGGGCGCGTACTTCCAGAAGCACGCGTACTCCAACACCACGCTGTCGGACCTGCTCGTCGAGCTCGAGCGCACCAGCGGCCGCGACCTCGGCCCGTGGTCGCGGAAGTGGCTGGAGACGGCGGGCGTGAACACGCTCTCGCCCGTCATCGACGACGACCACGACGGCCGCATCACGCGCTTCGCGATCACCCAGACCGCGCCGGCCGACTACCCCACCATCCGGCCGCACCGCCTCGGCATCGGGTTCTACGACCTCGTCTCCGGTGCCCTCACGCGCACCCACAGCATCGAGATCGACGTCGACGGCGACCTCACCGAGGTGCCCGAGCTGAAGGGCACCCGCCGCCCGGCGCTCGTGCTGCTCAACGACGCCGACCTCGCCTACGCGAAGATCCGCCTCGACGACCGCAGCCTCGAGACCGCGATCGACCACCTCGCCGACATCGCCGACCCGCTCGCGCGCTCGCTCGTGTGGGGCGCGGCGTGGGATCAGACCCGCGACGCGGAGACCGCGGCGACCGACTACATCGACCTCGTCCTGCGCAACATCGGGCGCGAGACCGAGTCCACGACCATCCGCACGACCCTGTCGCAGCTGCAGCTCGCGGCGAACAGCTACGTCGCCCCGGAGGCGCGCGAGGAGACCCGTGCGCGGGTCGCCGACGGCCTCTGGCAGCTCCTCCAGGGCGCGGAGCCGGGCAGCGACATCCAGCTGCAGCTGACCACGGCGTTCGCGTCGGCCGCGTCGACTGCCGCGCAGTGGGAGCGCGTGCGCGCGCTGCGGGCGGGCGAGACCGTGCTCGACGGGCTCGAGATCGACACCGACCTCTCCTGGCAGCTCCTCGTCTCGCTCGCCGCCGGCGGCGTCGCGGACGCGGCGGCGATCGATGCGGCACTCGCCGCCGACAACACCGCGAAGGGCGCCGAGTCCGCCGCGCAGGCCCGCGCGGCCATGCCGTCGGCCGAGGCGAAGGCCGCAGCCTGGGCGTCGCTCGTCGAGAGCGACGCGCTGCCGAACACCGTCGTCCGCTCCGCCGCCGCCGGGTTCGTCCACCCGGCCACGCGCGAGCAGCTCGCGCCGTTCGTCGAGAAGTACTTCGCGATGCTCCTGCCGGTGTGGGAGTCGCGCACCTTCCAGATCGCGTCGTATCTCATCGAGCTGCTGTACCCCGCGCCGCTCGCCAGCGCCGAGTTGCGCCGCGCGACGCGCGCGTGGCTCAGCGAGAACCCCGAGGCGCCGGCGGCCCTGCGCCGCATCGTCGCGGAGAACCTCGCGGGCGTCGAGCGCGCGCTCGCCGCGCAGGAGCGCGACGCCGAGTAG
- a CDS encoding ribose-5-phosphate isomerase: MRIHIATDHAGLEFSTQLQHHLAAAGHEVIDHGPVEYEPLDDYPAFCIRAAQAVVADQQAGVSALGVVFGGSGNGEQIAANKVEGVRAALVWNLSTAELAREHNDANVIAIGARQHTFDDVTRFIDRFIETPFSHDERHARRIAQIGAYEREGALVDGPGPRQVS, encoded by the coding sequence ATGCGCATCCACATCGCGACCGATCACGCGGGTCTCGAGTTCTCGACCCAGCTCCAGCACCACCTCGCGGCGGCGGGGCACGAGGTCATCGACCACGGGCCCGTCGAGTACGAGCCCTTGGACGACTATCCGGCGTTCTGCATCCGCGCGGCTCAGGCCGTCGTCGCCGACCAGCAGGCCGGCGTCTCCGCCCTCGGCGTCGTCTTCGGCGGCTCCGGCAACGGCGAGCAGATCGCCGCCAACAAGGTGGAGGGCGTCCGCGCGGCGCTGGTGTGGAACCTGTCGACCGCCGAGCTCGCGCGCGAGCACAACGACGCGAACGTCATCGCGATCGGCGCCCGGCAGCACACGTTCGACGACGTCACGCGGTTCATCGACCGCTTCATCGAGACGCCGTTCTCCCACGACGAGCGGCACGCCCGCCGGATCGCGCAGATCGGCGCCTACGAGCGCGAGGGTGCGCTCGTCGACGGCCCCGGCCCGCGCCAGGTCTCCTAG